One stretch of Flavobacterium sp. 9 DNA includes these proteins:
- the udk gene encoding uridine kinase: MLIIGLAGGTGSGKTTVVHQIMNELPDTEVGVISQDSYYKQTDNLSFDERALINFDHPRAIDFELLVKHLKALKAGETIDQPVYSFIQHNRTDDTVSTHPRKVMIVEGILILTNPELRDLCDIKVFVHADSDERLIRRLKRDISERGRDIDEVLTRYQNTLKPMHEQFIEPSKAFADIIIPNDKYNTVAIDVVRAVINQRIS, from the coding sequence ATGCTCATTATTGGACTTGCAGGAGGAACAGGAAGTGGAAAAACGACAGTAGTACACCAAATCATGAACGAATTACCAGACACTGAAGTTGGCGTAATTTCTCAGGATTCGTATTACAAGCAAACTGATAATTTATCGTTTGACGAAAGAGCATTAATCAATTTCGATCACCCGCGTGCCATTGATTTTGAATTATTGGTTAAACATCTAAAAGCATTAAAAGCCGGAGAAACAATCGATCAGCCCGTATATTCTTTCATACAACATAACAGAACTGACGATACAGTATCAACACATCCTAGAAAAGTTATGATTGTTGAAGGAATCTTAATTTTGACAAATCCGGAGTTACGTGATCTTTGCGATATCAAAGTATTCGTTCACGCAGATTCTGACGAAAGATTAATTCGTCGTTTAAAAAGAGATATTTCAGAACGCGGACGTGATATCGACGAGGTTTTAACCCGTTACCAAAACACTTTAAAGCCTATGCACGAGCAATTTATCGAGCCGTCTAAAGCATTTGCCGATATTATAATTCCAAACGACAAATACAATACCGTAGCAATTGATGTAGTTCGTGCCGTAATTAATCAACGAATTTCATAA
- a CDS encoding septum formation initiator family protein → MKLKNPYKDKRWFKLMSNKYVWVLLFFVVWMLFLDNYSYFDHRFLDGQINELQDNKKYYQDEIKKDQEQIKQLKNPEQIEKYAREKYFMKKDSEDIYIIQFEGDTIQDTKE, encoded by the coding sequence ATGAAATTAAAAAATCCATATAAAGACAAGCGCTGGTTCAAATTAATGAGCAATAAATACGTTTGGGTTTTACTCTTTTTCGTGGTCTGGATGTTATTTTTAGACAATTACTCTTATTTTGATCATCGTTTTCTGGACGGACAGATTAACGAATTACAAGACAATAAAAAATATTATCAGGACGAAATAAAAAAAGATCAGGAACAGATCAAACAACTTAAAAACCCTGAACAAATAGAAAAATATGCTCGCGAAAAATACTTTATGAAAAAAGACAGCGAAGATATTTACATCATACAATTTGAAGGAGACACCATTCAAGATACTAAAGAATAA
- a CDS encoding SDR family oxidoreductase, whose amino-acid sequence MSYTDKMLRDDALKGKVIVVTGGGSGLGKAMTKYFLELGAQVAITSRDLEKLKNTATELETETGGKCLPLQCDVRHYEEVENMLQEVLKTFGKVDVLLNNAAGNFISPTERLSANAFDTVIDIVLKGSKNCTLAFGKHWIDTKQTSATILNIVTTYAWTGSAYVVPSATAKAGVLAMTRSLAVEWAKYGIRSNAIAPGPFPTKGAWDRLLPGDLAEKFDMAKKVPLKRVGDHQELANLAAYLVSDFSAYVNGDVITIDGGEWLKGAGQFNLLEAIPEELWDQLEMMIKAKKNK is encoded by the coding sequence ATGAGCTATACAGATAAAATGTTAAGAGATGACGCTTTAAAAGGTAAGGTCATTGTTGTTACTGGTGGAGGAAGTGGTTTAGGAAAAGCTATGACCAAATACTTCTTAGAATTAGGAGCTCAGGTAGCGATTACTTCAAGAGATTTAGAAAAGCTTAAAAATACTGCCACGGAACTTGAAACTGAAACCGGAGGAAAATGTTTACCGCTTCAATGTGATGTTCGTCATTATGAAGAAGTAGAAAATATGCTTCAGGAAGTTTTAAAAACTTTCGGAAAAGTTGATGTTCTTTTAAACAATGCTGCAGGAAATTTTATTTCTCCTACAGAACGTTTATCTGCAAATGCATTTGATACTGTTATAGATATTGTATTAAAAGGTTCTAAAAACTGTACGCTGGCTTTTGGAAAACACTGGATTGACACTAAACAAACATCGGCAACGATTTTAAATATTGTTACAACTTATGCCTGGACAGGATCTGCATATGTGGTGCCAAGTGCTACAGCAAAAGCCGGAGTTCTTGCAATGACACGCAGTTTAGCGGTAGAATGGGCAAAATACGGAATTCGTTCTAACGCAATTGCTCCGGGACCATTCCCTACAAAAGGTGCATGGGACAGGTTATTACCTGGAGATCTTGCCGAAAAATTTGATATGGCAAAAAAAGTGCCTTTGAAACGTGTTGGTGATCATCAGGAATTGGCAAATTTAGCTGCTTATTTAGTTTCTGATTTTTCAGCTTACGTAAACGGAGATGTTATCACAATCGATGGTGGCGAATGGTTAAAAGGTGCAGGACAATTTAATTTATTAGAAGCAATTCCAGAAGAACTTTGGGATCAGCTTGAAATGATGATAAAAGCAAAAAAGAATAAATAA
- a CDS encoding methionine aminotransferase has translation MSKLPHITTSIFTVMSKMATEYNAINLSQGFPNFPVDERLTDIIARLSKENVHQYTPMAGFPPLMNQIAKLVQSSYNRTINPETEILVTAGATQGIFTTILALIKTDDEVIILDPSYDSYESPVLLCNAKPVRVALNDDYTPNWETIEKACSSKTKMIIINNPHNPTGKILTEDDFLQLEKLLSKYPNILVLSDEVYEYITFEEKHISAHTKNFLLDRCIMVSSFGKSFHITGWKIGYTVAPEYLMKEIKKVHQFLVFSVNSISQAAISQYLDIVDVNLLGKFYQEKRDYFQKLLQNSRFELKPCEGTYFQVASYANISDDDDVTFCKKLITDHGVAAIPISTFYSDHKDQKLIRFCFAKDNFTLESAAKKLGNI, from the coding sequence ATGAGTAAATTACCGCACATAACCACTAGTATTTTTACGGTAATGTCTAAAATGGCAACCGAATATAATGCAATTAACCTTTCGCAAGGATTTCCAAATTTCCCAGTTGACGAAAGACTTACAGATATTATTGCAAGATTATCCAAAGAAAACGTACATCAATATACGCCAATGGCTGGTTTTCCGCCTTTGATGAATCAAATTGCAAAATTAGTCCAAAGCTCTTATAATAGAACTATTAATCCAGAAACTGAAATTCTGGTTACTGCGGGTGCAACTCAAGGAATTTTCACTACGATTCTAGCTTTAATTAAAACGGATGATGAAGTAATTATTCTGGATCCGAGTTATGATTCATATGAATCTCCTGTTTTATTATGCAATGCAAAACCTGTTCGTGTCGCGCTAAATGATGATTATACCCCAAATTGGGAAACTATCGAAAAAGCGTGTTCGTCAAAAACCAAGATGATTATCATCAATAATCCGCATAATCCTACTGGAAAAATTCTGACAGAAGACGATTTTCTTCAACTGGAAAAATTACTTTCAAAATATCCTAACATTTTGGTTTTATCTGACGAAGTTTATGAATACATCACTTTCGAAGAGAAACATATTTCGGCACATACCAAAAACTTTCTTTTAGATCGTTGCATTATGGTTTCTTCTTTTGGAAAATCATTTCATATTACTGGTTGGAAAATTGGTTATACCGTTGCACCGGAATATTTAATGAAAGAAATTAAAAAAGTACATCAGTTTTTGGTTTTTAGCGTCAATAGCATTTCGCAAGCTGCAATAAGTCAATATTTAGATATTGTCGATGTGAATTTACTAGGGAAATTCTATCAGGAAAAACGAGATTATTTTCAAAAATTGCTTCAAAATAGCCGATTTGAATTAAAACCTTGCGAAGGAACTTATTTTCAGGTTGCTTCTTATGCTAATATTTCAGATGACGACGATGTAACTTTTTGCAAAAAACTAATTACAGATCATGGCGTTGCTGCAATTCCAATTTCCACCTTCTATTCTGACCATAAAGATCAAAAATTAATACGCTTTTGCTTCGCTAAAGATAATTTCACTTTAGAATCTGCAGCAAAAAAATTAGGTAATATATAA